A stretch of the Bradyrhizobium arachidis genome encodes the following:
- a CDS encoding AAA family ATPase yields MDIAAWLRGLGLGQYERAFRENDVDAEVLADLTAEDLIGLGVSSIGHRRKLLAAIALLRAGSVPATPPPTTAPVAVPGTVLPLSEAERRQVTVMFADLVGSTALSARLDPEDLREVIGAYHRCVAETVARFDGFVAKYMGDGALLYFGYPQAHEDDAERAVRAGLALIDAVDQLQTFESLRVRIGIDTGLVVVGDLVGSGEAQERGVVGETPNLAARLQALGEPNTVVIGPTTRHLLGNLFEYRDLGTVAVKGFPQPVQVYQVLRSSAVESRFEAFHSAGLTPLVGREEEIELLRRRWQRATSGEGQVVLLSAEPGVGKSRLVAALQEKLQAEPYARLRCFCSPHHQGSALYPVIRRLERAAGFTRDDAPTVKLDKLEALLAGAATAAEDMPLLAELLSLPSDRYGPVSLSPQAKKERTLQALVGQIEDLSRRNPVLMVFEDAHWIDPTSLELLQLTVDRVQQLPVLLLLTFRPEFPPPWIGEPHVTMLALGRLNWRDTSALVQRVVGDRVLPSAIVHEIVDRTDGVPLFVEELTKAVLEAGAGEGDAKAVLSRTLPGPLAVPATLHASLLARLDRLGPEAKEIAQTGAAIGREFTDDLIRTVSPLPETPLQSALQQLATSQLIFRRGTSAYSFKHALVQDTAYGTLLRSKRQPLHARIARALEDKFPDIAATQPEVLAHHFTEADLAEHAVAYWRKAGQRAAERSAHAEAIAHLRKGLMLVERVTDPAERARRELDLQLVLAPVLISTKSWSAPEVEQAYLRARDLCRQAGDMAQLFAVSWGLWLVYQQRCEFKTARDLLDELFSIARRSADPALLLQAHHAAWTTLLNLPELTACRAHLEAGVALYRPDAHRAHKFLYGSHDAAVCNRYTAAAVLWPLGFPEQALAMVREAVSMARELSHPFSFVLALVFAAMIYQHRREAEPAREHAEAAIAMCAEHRIAPHLAAAGSILRGWAIAERGQAAEGIAEIRGGLAAVQPTGVRIRWPYYLALLAEASAWAGATEQGLTALAEAAAAVEETGERRWEAEICRLTGELTVARHGGDRAEAAECFRRAIKVAGRQGAKALELRSANSLSRLWRDQGKQQQAYDLLAPLYGWFTEGFDTPDLREAKALLDALR; encoded by the coding sequence ATGGACATCGCGGCGTGGCTGCGTGGTCTGGGGCTGGGACAGTACGAGCGCGCGTTCCGCGAGAATGACGTCGACGCTGAGGTCCTTGCCGATCTCACGGCCGAGGACCTGATCGGACTCGGCGTCAGCTCGATTGGCCATCGCCGAAAGTTGCTCGCAGCGATCGCCCTCCTTCGCGCCGGCTCAGTTCCGGCGACGCCCCCTCCCACCACCGCACCCGTCGCGGTCCCCGGAACGGTCCTGCCGCTCTCCGAGGCCGAGCGGCGCCAGGTCACGGTGATGTTCGCCGACCTCGTCGGCTCGACCGCGCTATCGGCTCGTCTCGACCCAGAGGACCTGCGCGAGGTGATTGGCGCCTATCACCGCTGCGTCGCTGAGACGGTCGCCCGTTTCGACGGCTTCGTCGCCAAGTACATGGGCGACGGAGCATTACTCTATTTCGGCTACCCGCAGGCGCACGAGGACGATGCCGAGCGAGCGGTGCGCGCCGGTTTGGCGCTCATCGACGCCGTCGATCAATTGCAAACATTCGAGAGTCTTCGGGTCCGCATCGGCATCGACACCGGGCTGGTCGTGGTCGGTGACCTCGTTGGCTCTGGCGAGGCGCAAGAGCGCGGTGTGGTGGGTGAAACGCCCAATCTCGCGGCGCGCCTGCAAGCCCTTGGCGAGCCGAACACCGTTGTCATCGGCCCCACGACGCGCCACCTGCTGGGCAATCTCTTCGAGTACCGCGATCTCGGCACGGTTGCGGTGAAGGGCTTCCCGCAGCCGGTCCAAGTCTATCAGGTGCTCCGGTCGAGCGCCGTCGAGAGCCGGTTTGAAGCCTTCCATTCGGCCGGTTTGACCCCGCTGGTCGGCCGCGAGGAGGAGATTGAACTGCTGCGGCGTCGGTGGCAGCGAGCGACCTCTGGTGAGGGGCAGGTGGTACTGCTCTCAGCGGAGCCCGGGGTCGGGAAATCGCGGCTTGTGGCTGCCCTCCAGGAGAAACTCCAAGCCGAACCGTACGCGCGCCTGCGCTGCTTCTGCTCGCCGCACCACCAAGGTAGCGCGCTGTACCCCGTCATCAGGCGACTGGAGCGGGCGGCCGGGTTCACCAGGGACGATGCGCCGACGGTCAAGCTCGACAAACTCGAGGCGTTGTTGGCGGGCGCAGCGACCGCCGCCGAAGATATGCCGCTTTTGGCCGAGCTGCTGTCGTTGCCCTCCGACCGCTATGGCCCGGTATCGCTCAGTCCACAGGCGAAGAAGGAGCGCACGCTTCAGGCGCTGGTCGGGCAAATAGAGGACCTGTCTCGGCGCAATCCCGTGCTGATGGTCTTCGAAGACGCGCACTGGATCGACCCGACCTCGCTCGAGCTGCTGCAGCTGACGGTCGATCGCGTGCAGCAGCTGCCGGTGTTGCTGCTTCTCACCTTCCGACCAGAGTTCCCGCCGCCGTGGATCGGTGAGCCGCACGTCACGATGCTGGCGCTGGGTCGCTTGAACTGGCGCGACACCTCAGCCCTTGTGCAGCGGGTGGTCGGTGACAGGGTGCTGCCCAGCGCGATCGTCCACGAGATCGTCGACCGCACGGATGGCGTGCCGCTGTTTGTGGAGGAACTGACCAAGGCGGTGCTCGAAGCGGGAGCCGGTGAAGGGGATGCCAAGGCCGTGCTTTCGCGAACCTTGCCGGGCCCGCTCGCCGTCCCGGCCACCCTGCACGCCTCGCTCCTGGCCCGTCTCGACCGTCTCGGTCCGGAAGCCAAGGAAATCGCCCAGACCGGCGCGGCCATCGGCCGGGAATTCACCGACGATCTGATACGGACCGTGTCGCCGCTGCCGGAAACGCCCTTGCAATCGGCCCTCCAACAGCTCGCCACGTCACAGTTGATTTTCCGTCGTGGCACATCGGCTTACAGCTTCAAGCACGCCCTCGTTCAGGACACCGCCTACGGAACGCTGCTACGCAGCAAGCGGCAGCCACTGCACGCGCGCATCGCCCGGGCGCTCGAGGACAAATTCCCGGACATCGCGGCCACTCAGCCGGAGGTGCTCGCGCACCACTTCACCGAGGCCGACCTCGCGGAACACGCCGTTGCCTACTGGCGCAAGGCCGGCCAGCGCGCGGCGGAGCGCTCGGCCCACGCGGAGGCGATCGCCCATCTCCGCAAGGGGCTGATGCTCGTCGAGCGGGTCACCGATCCGGCGGAACGGGCCCGCCGCGAACTCGACCTGCAGCTCGTGCTTGCGCCGGTGCTGATCAGCACCAAGAGCTGGTCGGCACCGGAGGTGGAGCAAGCCTACCTGCGCGCCCGCGACCTGTGCCGGCAAGCCGGCGATATGGCACAGCTCTTTGCCGTGAGCTGGGGGTTGTGGCTCGTTTATCAGCAGCGCTGCGAGTTCAAAACAGCTCGCGATCTGTTGGACGAGCTATTCTCAATCGCTCGGCGGAGCGCCGATCCGGCCCTCCTCCTGCAGGCGCATCATGCCGCATGGACAACCCTTCTCAATCTTCCGGAGCTGACCGCGTGCCGGGCGCATCTCGAGGCGGGAGTAGCGCTCTATCGGCCGGACGCGCACCGCGCCCATAAGTTCCTCTACGGCAGCCACGACGCGGCTGTCTGCAACCGGTACACCGCGGCCGCCGTGCTGTGGCCACTTGGTTTCCCCGAGCAGGCGCTTGCCATGGTGCGCGAAGCGGTAAGCATGGCGCGGGAGCTCTCGCATCCCTTTAGCTTTGTTCTCGCTTTGGTGTTCGCGGCGATGATCTACCAGCATCGGCGGGAAGCGGAGCCGGCCCGGGAGCACGCGGAGGCCGCAATCGCGATGTGCGCCGAGCATCGCATCGCACCGCACCTGGCGGCGGCTGGAAGCATCTTGCGAGGTTGGGCGATCGCGGAACGCGGGCAGGCTGCGGAAGGGATCGCGGAGATTCGCGGCGGTCTCGCGGCTGTCCAGCCGACGGGCGTGCGCATCCGTTGGCCCTATTATCTCGCGCTGCTGGCTGAAGCTTCGGCGTGGGCCGGAGCAACCGAGCAAGGATTGACTGCGCTGGCCGAAGCTGCGGCCGCTGTCGAGGAGACCGGCGAGCGGCGATGGGAGGCGGAAATCTGTCGCTTGACTGGGGAGCTGACGGTGGCGAGGCACGGCGGCGACAGGGCCGAAGCGGCAGAGTGCTTTCGGCGTGCGATTAAGGTGGCCGGTCGCCAGGGCGCCAAGGCCCTGGAGCTGCGCTCCGCCAACAGCTTGTCCCGGCTCTGGCGTGATCAGGGGAAGCAGCAGCAGGCTTATGATCTCCTCGCGCCGCTCTATGGCTGGTTCACAGAAGGTTTCGACACGCCTGATCTGCGCGAGGCCAAAGCGCTGCTTGATGCGCTCCGGTGA
- a CDS encoding response regulator — protein sequence MLTRLLLPAYGVVAEAGNVDEAQSLAEIEQYDLAILDVNLHGFSVLPVAEIVSERGLPLFFLSGYGLKGIPDQFKGVPVLSKPCELETLKRTIDAVLSNASL from the coding sequence TTGCTGACACGTCTGCTTCTGCCCGCGTACGGGGTCGTCGCTGAAGCGGGTAACGTGGATGAGGCCCAGTCTCTTGCGGAAATCGAGCAATACGACCTTGCGATCCTCGACGTCAATTTGCACGGCTTCAGCGTGCTGCCCGTTGCCGAGATAGTTAGCGAGCGGGGGCTGCCACTGTTTTTCCTGAGCGGCTACGGCTTGAAGGGTATCCCCGATCAATTTAAGGGAGTGCCGGTGCTCTCCAAGCCCTGCGAGCTGGAAACCCTTAAGCGCACGATCGACGCCGTTCTATCGAATGCGAGCCTCTGA
- a CDS encoding PRC-barrel domain-containing protein codes for MTYEKRETGSLIGSDKVEGTAVYGADKERIGSVERVMIDKISGKVSYAVLGFGGFLGIGDDHYPLPWQSLKYDTRLGGYVTGITNQQLTGAPKYRNESNWNWSDPSMARSVDDYYRGIPAP; via the coding sequence ATGACTTATGAAAAACGTGAAACAGGAAGTTTGATCGGCAGCGACAAGGTCGAAGGTACGGCCGTCTATGGCGCTGACAAGGAGCGCATTGGTTCGGTCGAGCGTGTCATGATCGACAAGATCAGCGGCAAGGTCTCTTACGCAGTGCTAGGCTTTGGTGGTTTTCTCGGCATCGGCGACGACCATTATCCTCTGCCGTGGCAATCGCTCAAATACGACACCAGACTCGGCGGCTACGTCACCGGCATTACCAATCAGCAGCTAACCGGTGCGCCAAAGTACAGGAACGAGAGCAATTGGAATTGGTCAGACCCTTCAATGGCTAGATCGGTCGACGACTATTACCGCGGCATTCCAGCGCCGTAA